Proteins co-encoded in one Medicago truncatula cultivar Jemalong A17 chromosome 8, MtrunA17r5.0-ANR, whole genome shotgun sequence genomic window:
- the LOC25500779 gene encoding uncharacterized protein At5g41620 isoform X1, producing the protein MSFVCERGDKKRIVMVEKWKKGVLVGKRGGICSTPSTTWRFDPPSQQNSIVSTSARKLCANLWQIQHTPFAKMNKHGGTILRRRRRLHHQSTTSDQSPSASTIRRHVIASLVQRYRSVGKNACALPPASPGYNNSVEVAPYKCEVTSTSSIDIKGITEESRYNLATSKEVLNVLNRIWSLEEQHASNISAVKALKTELNRSRTQMKELIREKQMNRQEMEKLMKQMTIEKFVRKNKEHDRIQTEVQSLKEELEDERRLRKHSESLQQRLACELSEVKSSFSSCLRNLEQERKAQILLENLCDEFAKGIKNYEQKVHCLRQNSENGYLEGENVDRLILHISEGWLDERTQMKRAQSDSDIIDRISIVDKLGFDIETFLHAKRSIDFKKYGYSSPKELKEIYPCQHLMDSFLLQDMTQEDSIDNDCFEPKETTAEGLRKLGSKTERNNATELHQEKGSKNSIRKEVLSKAITEDFHLQANIKRNMSCNDNNESCFVEKKLSEMGEDSIKRWKSMLIASDFDNTESSTKLPKGVKENTLMAKLLEARLERQISRSKRGKSTS; encoded by the exons ATGAGTTTTGTGTGTGAGAGAGGGGACAAAAAGAGAATAGTAATGGTTGAAAAGTGGAAGAAAGGTGTTTTGGTAGGGAAAAGGGGAGGAATTTGTAGTACTCCATCAACCACATGGAGATTTGACCCTCCATCTCAACAAAATAGCATTGTTTCAACTTCTGCTAGAAAACTTTGTGCCAACCTTTGGCAAATTCAACATACACCATTTGCCAAAATGAACAAACATGGTGGCACCATTCTTCGCCGCCGCCGCCGTCTCCACCACCAAAGCACTACTTCTGACCAG TCACCATCTGCTAGTACCATAAGAAGGCATGTCATCGCATCACTTGTTCAGCGCTATAGATCAGTCGGTAAAAATGCATGTGCTCTACCGCCTGCATCTCCTGGCTACAATAACTCAGTTGAA GTTGCACCATATAAATGTGAAGTAACTTCCACAAGCTCCATAGATATCAAAGGTATAACTGAAGAGTCAAGGTACAACCTTGCAACATCAAAGGAAGTACTTAATGTACTTAACCGGATATGGAGTCTAGAAGAACAACATGCATCAAATATATCAGCAGTGAAAGCCTTAAAAACGGAACTAAATCGCTCTCGAACACAGATGAAGGAGTTAATACGAGAGAAACAAATGAACAGACAGGAAATGGAGAAATTAATGAAGCAAATGACAATTGAAAAATTTGTTAGGAAGAATAAAGAACATGATAGAATTCAAACTGAGGTACAATCACTTAAAGAAGAGCTAGAAGATGAGAGAAGGCTACGAAAGCACTCTGAAAGCTTGCAACAGAGGCTTGCTTGTGAGCTTTCTGAAGTAAAATCTTCATTCTCTAGTTGTTTGAGAAACCTTGAACAAGAGAGAAAAGCACAAATACTTTTGGAGAATTTGTGCGACGAGTTTGCCaaaggaataaaaaattatgaacaaaaagtTCATTGTCTTAGGCAGAATTCTGAGAATGGTTACCTTGAAGGGGAGAATGTTGATCGGCTAATCCTTCATATTTCAGAAGGTTGGCTTGATGAGCGCACACAAATGAAGAGAGCACAATCTGACAGTGATATCATAGATAGAATCTCAATTGTTGACAAGTTAGGTTTTGATATAGAAACATTTCTTCATGCAAAACGTtccattgattttaaaaaatacggTTACTCCTCGCCGAAGGAGCTCAAGGAAATTTATCCTTGTCAACATTTAATGGATTCCTTTCTACTACAAGATATGACTCAGGAAGATTCCATTGATAATGACTGTTTTGAACCGAAAGAGACTACTGCTGAAGGGCTTCGAAAACTTGGCTCCAAAACGGAAAGAAACAATGCTACCGAGCTCCATCAAGAAAAAGGAAGCAAAAATTCAATTAGGAAAGAGGTTCTGTCAAAGGCAATCACTGAGGACTTTCACTTGCAAGCAAACATAAAGAGGAACATGTCATGTAATGATAATAACGAGAGTTGCTTTGTCGAGAAGAAGTTAAGTGAAATGGGAGAAGACAGCATAAAACGGTGGAAATCAATGTTGATTGCTTCGGATTTTGACAATACTGAGTCTTCTACCAAATTGCCAAAGGGAGTAAAGGAAAACACGTTGATGGCAAAACTACTTGAAGCAAGACTAGAGAGACAGATAAGTAGGTCCAAACGTGGAAAAAGCACTTCTTGA
- the LOC25500780 gene encoding F-box/kelch-repeat protein At3g61590 → MAGDTAWISHYDVETRKETKDIDSLAEPGDEVDKEGPVISLDVMPDELLERTLAYLPVPSVFRASSVCKRWYEIVTSERFLWNPSNSPPQKPWYFMFTSSDEPTGCAYDPNLRKWYCIELPFIGTSNWLVSSSNGLVCFMDNDSRSELCVCNPMTKTCRKLQEPPGSRFSDYGALAMSVYRESHGYTVAIVKSKQVPENFVQWDISIHIYKSEEETWATPLTEVLVGWRGGDESVICNGVLYFLVYSTGVVPPENRHAVVAYNISGRSSQTSLRRSFIPVPCSLTCGRLMNMKEKLVMVGGIGKSDRTDIIKGIGIWVLHDKKWEEVVRMPHKYFQGFGEFDEVFASSGIDDLIYIQSYGSPALLTFDMNIKHWKWSQKCPVSKRFPLQLFSGFCFEPRLKIAP, encoded by the coding sequence ATGGCTGGAGATACAGCATGGATCAGCCACTATGATGTTGAAACAAGAAAGGAGACAAAGGACATCGATTCGTTAGCGGAACCAGGCGATGAAGTTGACAAAGAAGGGCCTGTTATTTCCCTGGATGTAATGCCTGACGAGTTATTGGAGCGTACGCTAGCCTATCTCCCGGTTCCTAGCGTTTTCAGAGCAAGCAGTGTGTGTAAAAGATGGTATGAAATTGTTACTTCTGAAAGGTTTCTATGGAACCCTTCCAATTCACCACCACAGAAGCCTTGGTACTTTATGTTTACTAGCTCTGATGAACCAACTGGTTGTGCTTATGATCCGAATCTTCGGAAATGGTATTGCATTGAACTTCCCTTCATTGGAACTTCTAATTGGTTGGTTTCTTCTTCGAATGGCTTAGTTTGCTTCATGGACAATGACAGCAGAAGCGAATTATGTGTGTGCAATCCTATGACCAAAACCTGCAGGAAGCTTCAGGAGCCTCCAGGGTCCAGATTTTCTGATTACGGCGCATTAGCAATGTCGGTCTACAGGGAATCCCACGGTTATACTGTGGCAATTGTGAAATCAAAACAAGTTCCTGAGAACTTTGTCCAGTGGGATATTTCGATTCATATTTACAAATCTGAGGAGGAGACCTGGGCGACGCCGCTAACTGAGGTTTTGGTGGGGTGGAGAGGTGGAGATGAGAGTGTTATCTGCAATGGTGTGCTGTATTTTCTAGTTTACTCTACTGGAGTTGTTCCACCGGAAAATCGACATGCAGTAGTTGCGTATAATATCTCCGGCCGATCTTCTCAAACTAGCTTGAGAAGGAGCTTTATTCCGGTGCCCTGTTCTCTAACATGTGGCCGTCTAATGAATATGAAGGAGAAACTTGTAATGGTGGGAGGTATTGGCAAATCTGATCGAACGGACATAATCAAAGGAATTGGTATCTGGGTTCTTCATGATAAGAAGTGGGAAGAGGTTGTCCGAATGCCACACAAATACTTCCAAGGCTTTGGAGAGTTTGATGAGGTTTTTGCTAGCAGTGGCATAGATGATCTAATATATATTCAAAGTTATGGATCTCCCGCACTTCTCACATTTGACATGAACATTAAACACTGGAAATGGTCACAGAAATGCCCGGTGTCAAAGAGGTTTCCTCTACAGCTTTTTTCTGGTTTTTGCTTTGAGCCTAGGCTTAAAATTGCTCCATAG
- the LOC25500778 gene encoding malate synthase, glyoxysomal — translation MDLGTYGFPTPTAKNIISNYDAPEGVEVRGRYDAEFAKILTKDALKFVADLQREFRNHIKYALECRKEAKRRYNEGALPGFDPATRYIREGDWICAPVPPAVSDRKVEITGPVERKMIINALNSGAKVFMADFEDALSPSWENLMKGQVNLKDAVAGTITFHDKGRNKVYKLNDEIAKLFVRPRGWHLPEAHILIDGEPATGCLVDFGLYFYHNHSTFRRSQGGGFGPFFYLPKMEHSREAKIWNKVFEKAEKMTGIERGSIRATVLIETLPAVFQMDEILYELRDHSVGLNCGRWDYIFSYVKTFHAHPDRLLPDRVQVGMSQHFMKSYSDLLIRTCHRRGVHAMGGMAAQIPIRDDPVANEAALELVRKDKLREVKAGHDGTWAAHPGLIPSCMEIFNNNMGNAPNQITTMKREDAAKLTEEDLLQIPRGVRTMEGLRLNTRVGIQYVAAWLTGSGSVPLYNLMEDAATAEISRVQNWQWLKYGVELDGDGLGVKVSKELFGRVVEEEMDRIEKEVGKDKFKKGMYKDACKIFTRQCTSPTLDDFLTLDAYNYIVVVHPVELSKL, via the exons GCTGATTTGCAACGTGAGTTCAGAAACCATATAAAGTATGCACTAGAGTGTAGAAAAGAAGCAAAGAGAAGGTACAATGAAGGAGCTCTACCAGGTTTTGATCCAGCAACTAGATACATAAGAGAAGGAGATTGGATCTGTGCACCTGTTCCACCAGCTGTTTCTGATAGGAAAGTTGAGATTACTGGCCCTGTTGAGAGAAAGATGATCATCAATGCTCTTAACTCTGGAGCTAAAGTCTTTATG GCTGATTTTGAGGATGCACTTTCTCCAAGCTGGGAGAATCTTATGAAAGGTCAAGTGAACTTGAAGGATGCTGTGGCTGGGACCATAACATTCCATGACAAAGGTAGAAACAAAGTTTACAAGCTGAATGATGAGATAGCAAAGCTTTTTGTGCGACCAAGAGGTTGGCATTTACCGGAAGCTCATATTCTGATTGATGGTGAACCTGCAACCGGTTGTCTTGTTGATTTTGGTCTCTACTTCTACCACAATCACTCAACTTTTCGGCGTTCTCAAGGTGGTGGTTTTGGCCCTTTCTTCTACCTTCCCAAAATGGAGCATTCAAG GGAAGCAAAGATATGGAACAAAGTATTCGAGAAGGCAGAGAAGATGACAGGCATTGAAAGAGGAAGCATAAGAGCCACAGTTTTGATTGAAACACTTCCTGCAGTGTTTCAAATGGATGAAATTCTGTATGAGCTCAGAGATCACTCTGTTGGTCTCAACTGTGGCCGTTGGGATTACATTTTCAGTTATGTTAAGACCTTCCATGCTCATCCGGATAGGTTGCTACCGGATCGGGTCCAAGTTGGCATGAGTCAACACTTCATGAAGAGCTACTCAGACCTTCTCATTAGGACATGTCATAGGCGCGGTGTACATGCCATGGGAGGAATG GCAGCTCAAATTCCAATAAGAGATGATCCGGTGGCAAATGAAGCCGCGCTAGAATTGGTTAGAAAAGACAAACTAAGAGAAGTGAAGGCAGGGCATGATGGAACATGGGCAGCACACCCTGGTCTAATACCATCCTGTATGGaaattttcaacaacaacatgggAAATGCTCCTAATCAAATAACCACAATGAAACGCGAAGACGCTGCAAAACTAACCGAAGAAGACCTTCTGCAGATACCTAGAGGAGTCCGAACGATGGAAGGTTTAAGGTTGAATACAAGGGTTGGAATTCAGTATGTAGCAGCATGGCTCACTGGATCAGGTTCTGTGCCACTTTACAATCTCATGGAAGATGCTGCGACTGCCGAGATTAGTAGGGTTCAGAATTGGCAGTGGCTTAAGTATGGAGTTGAACTTGATGGTGATGGACTTGGAGTGAAAGTGAGTAAAGAACTATTTGGTAGAGTTGTTGAAGAAGAGATGGATAGGATTGAAAAAGAGGTTGGAAAAGATAAGTTCAAGAAGGGAATGTATAAGGATGCTTGCAAGATTTTCACTAGGCAATGCACTTCACCAACACTTGATGATTTTCTCACTCTTGATGCCTATAATTATATTGTTGTAGTTCACCCTGTGGAACTGTCAAagctttga
- the LOC25500779 gene encoding uncharacterized protein At5g41620 isoform X2 produces the protein MSFVCERGDKKRIVMVEKWKKGVLVGKRGGICSTPSTTWRFDPPSQQNSIVSTSARKLCANLWQIQHTPFAKMNKHGGTILRRRRRLHHQSTTSDQVAPYKCEVTSTSSIDIKGITEESRYNLATSKEVLNVLNRIWSLEEQHASNISAVKALKTELNRSRTQMKELIREKQMNRQEMEKLMKQMTIEKFVRKNKEHDRIQTEVQSLKEELEDERRLRKHSESLQQRLACELSEVKSSFSSCLRNLEQERKAQILLENLCDEFAKGIKNYEQKVHCLRQNSENGYLEGENVDRLILHISEGWLDERTQMKRAQSDSDIIDRISIVDKLGFDIETFLHAKRSIDFKKYGYSSPKELKEIYPCQHLMDSFLLQDMTQEDSIDNDCFEPKETTAEGLRKLGSKTERNNATELHQEKGSKNSIRKEVLSKAITEDFHLQANIKRNMSCNDNNESCFVEKKLSEMGEDSIKRWKSMLIASDFDNTESSTKLPKGVKENTLMAKLLEARLERQISRSKRGKSTS, from the exons ATGAGTTTTGTGTGTGAGAGAGGGGACAAAAAGAGAATAGTAATGGTTGAAAAGTGGAAGAAAGGTGTTTTGGTAGGGAAAAGGGGAGGAATTTGTAGTACTCCATCAACCACATGGAGATTTGACCCTCCATCTCAACAAAATAGCATTGTTTCAACTTCTGCTAGAAAACTTTGTGCCAACCTTTGGCAAATTCAACATACACCATTTGCCAAAATGAACAAACATGGTGGCACCATTCTTCGCCGCCGCCGCCGTCTCCACCACCAAAGCACTACTTCTGACCAG GTTGCACCATATAAATGTGAAGTAACTTCCACAAGCTCCATAGATATCAAAGGTATAACTGAAGAGTCAAGGTACAACCTTGCAACATCAAAGGAAGTACTTAATGTACTTAACCGGATATGGAGTCTAGAAGAACAACATGCATCAAATATATCAGCAGTGAAAGCCTTAAAAACGGAACTAAATCGCTCTCGAACACAGATGAAGGAGTTAATACGAGAGAAACAAATGAACAGACAGGAAATGGAGAAATTAATGAAGCAAATGACAATTGAAAAATTTGTTAGGAAGAATAAAGAACATGATAGAATTCAAACTGAGGTACAATCACTTAAAGAAGAGCTAGAAGATGAGAGAAGGCTACGAAAGCACTCTGAAAGCTTGCAACAGAGGCTTGCTTGTGAGCTTTCTGAAGTAAAATCTTCATTCTCTAGTTGTTTGAGAAACCTTGAACAAGAGAGAAAAGCACAAATACTTTTGGAGAATTTGTGCGACGAGTTTGCCaaaggaataaaaaattatgaacaaaaagtTCATTGTCTTAGGCAGAATTCTGAGAATGGTTACCTTGAAGGGGAGAATGTTGATCGGCTAATCCTTCATATTTCAGAAGGTTGGCTTGATGAGCGCACACAAATGAAGAGAGCACAATCTGACAGTGATATCATAGATAGAATCTCAATTGTTGACAAGTTAGGTTTTGATATAGAAACATTTCTTCATGCAAAACGTtccattgattttaaaaaatacggTTACTCCTCGCCGAAGGAGCTCAAGGAAATTTATCCTTGTCAACATTTAATGGATTCCTTTCTACTACAAGATATGACTCAGGAAGATTCCATTGATAATGACTGTTTTGAACCGAAAGAGACTACTGCTGAAGGGCTTCGAAAACTTGGCTCCAAAACGGAAAGAAACAATGCTACCGAGCTCCATCAAGAAAAAGGAAGCAAAAATTCAATTAGGAAAGAGGTTCTGTCAAAGGCAATCACTGAGGACTTTCACTTGCAAGCAAACATAAAGAGGAACATGTCATGTAATGATAATAACGAGAGTTGCTTTGTCGAGAAGAAGTTAAGTGAAATGGGAGAAGACAGCATAAAACGGTGGAAATCAATGTTGATTGCTTCGGATTTTGACAATACTGAGTCTTCTACCAAATTGCCAAAGGGAGTAAAGGAAAACACGTTGATGGCAAAACTACTTGAAGCAAGACTAGAGAGACAGATAAGTAGGTCCAAACGTGGAAAAAGCACTTCTTGA